A region of Nocardioides sp. JS614 DNA encodes the following proteins:
- the rplP gene encoding 50S ribosomal protein L16, with translation MLMPRRVKHRKQHHPTRRGAAKGGTRLAFGDFGIQAVEAHYVTNRQIESARIAMTRHIKRGGKVWINIYPDRPLTKKPAETRMGSGKGSPEWWIANVKPGRVMFELSGVDETVAREAMRRAMHKLPMKCRFISREAGEF, from the coding sequence ATGCTGATGCCCCGTCGTGTCAAGCACCGCAAGCAGCACCACCCCACGCGGAGGGGTGCTGCCAAGGGCGGTACGCGTCTCGCCTTCGGCGACTTCGGCATCCAGGCGGTCGAGGCTCACTACGTGACCAACCGTCAGATCGAGTCGGCCCGTATCGCGATGACCCGTCACATCAAGCGTGGCGGCAAGGTGTGGATCAACATCTACCCCGACCGCCCGCTCACCAAGAAGCCCGCCGAGACCCGCATGGGCTCCGGCAAGGGCTCGCCCGAGTGGTGGATCGCCAACGTGAAGCCGGGTCGGGTCATGTTCGAGCTCTCCGGCGTGGACGAGACCGTCGCCCGCGAGGCCATGCGCCGCGCGATGCACAAGCTCCCCATGAAGTGCCGGTTCATCTCCCGCGAAGCAGGTGAGTTCTGA
- a CDS encoding type Z 30S ribosomal protein S14, whose amino-acid sequence MAKTALKVKAARKPKFAVRGYTRCQRCGRPKAVYRKFGLCRICLREMAHRGELPGVTKSSW is encoded by the coding sequence ATGGCGAAGACCGCTCTGAAGGTCAAGGCCGCTCGCAAGCCCAAGTTCGCGGTGCGCGGCTACACCCGCTGCCAGCGCTGCGGCCGGCCCAAGGCCGTCTACCGCAAGTTCGGCCTGTGCCGCATCTGCCTGCGCGAGATGGCGCACCGCGGCGAGCTGCCGGGCGTGACCAAGTCCAGCTGGTAA
- the rplN gene encoding 50S ribosomal protein L14, which translates to MIQQESRLKVADNTGAKEILCIRVLGGSGRRYAGIGDVIVATVKDAIPGGNVKKGDVVKAVVVRTVKERRRPDGSYIRFDENAAVILKNDGEPRGTRIFGPVGRELREKKFMKIISLAPEVL; encoded by the coding sequence ATGATCCAGCAGGAGTCGCGGCTCAAGGTCGCCGACAACACCGGTGCGAAGGAGATCCTTTGCATCCGTGTTCTCGGTGGCTCGGGTCGGCGCTACGCCGGTATCGGCGACGTCATCGTCGCCACCGTGAAGGATGCGATCCCCGGTGGCAACGTGAAGAAGGGTGACGTCGTCAAGGCTGTCGTCGTGCGCACCGTCAAGGAGCGTCGCCGCCCCGACGGCTCGTACATCCGCTTCGACGAGAACGCCGCCGTCATCCTCAAGAACGACGGCGAGCCGCGAGGCACCCGCATCTTCGGCCCCGTGGGCCGTGAGCTGCGCGAGAAGAAGTTCATGAAGATCATCTCGCTCGCCCCGGAGGTGCTCTGA
- the map gene encoding type I methionyl aminopeptidase, which yields MGFLDRGIEIKTPEQIAGMRKAGLVVGRTLELLRGHVRAGITTGELDTIAEDHIRSSGATPSFQGYHGFPASICASVNDEVVHGIPGERVIAEGDVVSIDCGAIVDGWHGDAAITVAVGAVSRELTELMRVTEEAMWHGIAAARLGGRVTDISHAVERQVRGQGSYGILEDYTGHGIGSQMHQPPNVPNYGRPGKGPRLVEGLALAVEPMITLGAKDTSVLEDDWTVVTDDGSWAAHFEHTFTLTPRGTWVLTALDGGEAALTALGVRYGGD from the coding sequence ATGGGCTTCCTCGACCGCGGGATCGAGATCAAGACACCCGAGCAGATCGCCGGGATGCGCAAGGCCGGCCTGGTGGTGGGCCGGACCTTGGAGCTGCTGCGCGGCCACGTGCGGGCCGGCATCACGACCGGGGAGCTGGACACGATCGCGGAGGACCACATCCGGTCCTCGGGCGCGACCCCGTCGTTCCAGGGCTACCACGGCTTCCCCGCCTCGATCTGCGCGTCGGTCAACGACGAGGTCGTCCACGGCATCCCGGGTGAGCGCGTGATCGCCGAGGGCGACGTCGTCTCGATCGACTGTGGCGCCATCGTCGACGGGTGGCACGGTGACGCCGCCATCACCGTCGCTGTGGGCGCGGTCAGCCGGGAGCTCACCGAGCTGATGCGGGTGACCGAGGAGGCGATGTGGCACGGCATCGCTGCGGCCCGGCTCGGCGGGCGGGTCACCGACATCTCGCACGCCGTCGAGCGGCAGGTGCGTGGCCAGGGCAGCTACGGGATCCTCGAGGACTACACCGGCCATGGCATCGGCTCCCAGATGCACCAGCCCCCGAACGTCCCGAACTACGGTCGGCCGGGCAAGGGCCCGAGGCTGGTCGAGGGCCTGGCCCTCGCCGTCGAGCCGATGATCACCCTCGGCGCCAAGGACACCTCGGTGCTCGAGGACGACTGGACGGTGGTCACCGACGACGGGAGCTGGGCCGCGCACTTCGAGCACACCTTCACGCTCACGCCGCGCGGGACCTGGGTGCTGACCGCCCTGGACGGCGGCGAGGCGGCCCTGACCGCGCTCGGCGTGCGCTACGGCGGGGACTGA
- the rplX gene encoding 50S ribosomal protein L24, producing MAEKKKSVSIKKGDTVKVIAGKDKGAEGRVIQVLREEQRVIVEGVNRVKRHTKVVNQGGRAGTTGGIITAEAPIHVSNVMLVEGGGVTRIGFRRDEVTKRRPDGSTYKAERSVRISRKTGKEI from the coding sequence ATGGCTGAGAAGAAGAAGAGCGTGAGCATCAAGAAGGGCGACACCGTCAAGGTGATCGCGGGCAAGGACAAGGGCGCCGAGGGTCGCGTCATCCAGGTGCTCCGGGAGGAGCAGCGGGTGATCGTCGAGGGCGTGAACCGCGTCAAGCGGCACACCAAGGTCGTCAACCAGGGCGGTCGCGCCGGCACCACCGGCGGCATCATCACCGCCGAGGCCCCGATCCACGTCTCGAACGTGATGCTCGTCGAGGGCGGCGGCGTGACCCGGATCGGCTTCCGCCGCGACGAGGTCACCAAGCGCCGTCCCGACGGTTCGACGTACAAGGCGGAGCGCAGCGTCCGCATCTCGCGCAAGACCGGCAAGGAAATCTGA
- the rplO gene encoding 50S ribosomal protein L15, which translates to MTLKLHNLRPAPGAKTAKTRVGRGEGSKGKTAGRGTKGTKARYQVPAAFEGGQMPIHMRLPKLKGFKNPFKVEFQVVNLDRINQLFPEGGAVGVEDLVAKGAVRDGHPVKVLGQGEISVAVQVSANAFSATASEKIEAAGGTTTLV; encoded by the coding sequence ATGACGCTCAAGCTGCACAACCTGCGTCCTGCCCCGGGCGCCAAGACCGCCAAGACCCGCGTCGGTCGCGGTGAGGGCTCGAAGGGCAAGACCGCGGGCCGTGGTACCAAGGGCACGAAGGCCCGCTACCAGGTCCCGGCCGCCTTCGAGGGCGGCCAGATGCCGATCCACATGCGGCTCCCGAAGCTCAAGGGCTTCAAGAACCCGTTCAAGGTGGAGTTCCAGGTCGTGAACCTGGACCGCATCAACCAGCTCTTCCCCGAGGGCGGCGCCGTGGGCGTCGAGGACCTCGTCGCCAAGGGCGCGGTGCGTGACGGCCACCCGGTGAAGGTCCTCGGCCAGGGCGAGATCTCCGTGGCCGTGCAGGTGAGCGCGAACGCGTTCTCGGCGACGGCCTCGGAGAAGATCGAGGCCGCCGGCGGCACCACGACGTTGGTGTGA
- a CDS encoding adenylate kinase, whose protein sequence is MRLIIMGPPGAGKGTQAKYIAEHFKIPAISTGDIFRANVTEGTPLGVEAKRYMDAGEYVPDEVTNRMVRNRIDEPDAVGGFLLDGYPRTVAQVEELDGMIRFTGHRLDAVVCLTVDQDEIVGRLLQRAQVEGRADDTEDVIRRRQDLYLEQTAPLIEIYKQRDLVHEVDGIGEVDEVTARIFQALDVIPES, encoded by the coding sequence ATGCGCCTGATCATCATGGGCCCCCCGGGGGCCGGCAAGGGAACCCAAGCGAAGTACATCGCCGAGCACTTCAAGATCCCCGCGATCTCGACCGGTGACATCTTCCGCGCCAACGTCACCGAGGGCACGCCGCTCGGTGTCGAGGCGAAGCGCTACATGGACGCCGGCGAGTACGTCCCCGACGAGGTCACCAACCGGATGGTCCGCAACCGGATCGACGAGCCCGACGCCGTCGGCGGGTTCCTGCTCGACGGCTACCCGCGCACGGTCGCCCAGGTCGAGGAGCTCGACGGGATGATCCGGTTCACCGGGCACCGGCTCGACGCGGTCGTGTGCCTCACCGTCGACCAGGACGAGATCGTCGGCCGGCTGCTCCAGCGGGCCCAGGTCGAGGGTCGTGCGGACGACACCGAGGACGTGATCCGGCGCCGTCAGGACCTCTACCTCGAGCAGACCGCGCCGCTCATCGAGATCTACAAGCAGCGCGACCTCGTGCACGAGGTCGACGGCATCGGCGAGGTCGACGAGGTCACCGCCCGGATCTTCCAGGCGCTGGACGTCATCCCTGAGTCGTGA
- a CDS encoding TerC family protein, producing the protein MTAMIVGDSVASPLVWAITIAVTVGVLFVDLAIIARRPHEPTMPEVSRHLAFFIGLAVLFGAALWLFAEPHALSPNPGPEFFAGWLTEYSLSIDNLFIFIIIMANFSVPRQYQQTALMIGIVLALVMRAIFIVVGAAAINEFSWVFYVFGAFLLWTAVKLAKQGSTEDDAEEYEENRLVRFAEKHLPATSEWHGTKLLTKTNGKRLITPMFLVVLTLGTTDLLFALDSIPAIYGLTRDPYLVFTANVFALMGLRQLYFLIGGLLQRLIYLSYGLAVLLGFIGVKLVLHAMHENELPFINGGEHIGWAPDIPIWLSLAVIIGTLAITAVVSLAVSSRMSKAEVEERTASLGDD; encoded by the coding sequence ATGACTGCCATGATCGTGGGCGACTCGGTCGCCTCCCCACTCGTCTGGGCGATCACGATCGCGGTGACGGTCGGCGTCCTGTTCGTCGACCTCGCGATCATCGCGCGCCGCCCGCACGAGCCGACCATGCCCGAGGTCAGCCGGCACCTCGCGTTCTTCATCGGCCTGGCGGTGCTGTTCGGCGCGGCGCTGTGGCTGTTCGCCGAGCCGCACGCGCTGTCACCGAACCCCGGGCCCGAGTTCTTCGCGGGCTGGTTGACGGAGTACTCGCTCTCGATCGACAACCTCTTCATCTTCATCATCATCATGGCGAACTTCTCGGTGCCCCGGCAGTACCAGCAGACCGCCCTGATGATCGGCATCGTGCTCGCGCTGGTCATGCGGGCGATCTTCATCGTGGTCGGCGCCGCGGCCATCAACGAGTTCAGCTGGGTCTTCTACGTCTTCGGGGCGTTCCTGCTGTGGACGGCGGTCAAGCTCGCCAAGCAGGGCTCCACCGAGGACGACGCCGAGGAGTACGAGGAGAACCGCCTGGTGCGGTTCGCGGAGAAGCACCTGCCCGCCACCAGCGAGTGGCACGGGACGAAGCTGCTCACCAAGACGAACGGCAAGCGGCTGATCACCCCGATGTTCCTGGTGGTCCTCACGCTCGGCACCACCGACCTGCTGTTCGCCCTGGACTCGATCCCCGCGATCTACGGCCTGACCCGCGACCCCTACCTGGTGTTCACCGCCAACGTGTTCGCGCTGATGGGCCTGCGGCAGCTCTACTTCCTCATCGGCGGCCTGCTCCAGCGGCTCATCTACCTCTCCTACGGCCTCGCCGTGCTGCTCGGGTTCATCGGCGTCAAGCTGGTGCTGCACGCGATGCACGAGAACGAGCTGCCGTTCATCAACGGCGGGGAGCACATCGGGTGGGCCCCCGACATCCCGATCTGGCTCTCGCTGGCGGTGATCATCGGGACCCTGGCGATCACCGCGGTCGTCAGCCTGGCCGTCTCCTCGCGGATGTCCAAGGCGGAGGTCGAGGAGCGCACGGCCTCGCTCGGCGACGACTAG
- the rpsC gene encoding 30S ribosomal protein S3 gives MGQKINPNGFRLGISTDHKSRWYADKLYKSYVGEDVAIRKLLSKGMERAGIAKVEIERTRDRVRVDIHTARPGIVIGRRGAEADRIRGELEKLTGKQVQLNILEVKNPEVDAQLVAQGVAEQLSGRVQFRRAMRKAMQTSMRSGAKGIRIQCSGRLNGAEMSRTEFYREGRVPLHTLRADIDYGFYEARTTFGRIGVKVWIYKGEVAGTRAERQAQAAARAGVPGRGGRPQRGGERPSRGSRGDRPTRADRGGDAPTSEATGAATEQAAPAPAENQEG, from the coding sequence ATGGGCCAGAAGATCAACCCGAACGGCTTCCGCCTCGGCATCTCGACCGACCACAAGAGCCGTTGGTACGCCGACAAGCTCTACAAGTCGTACGTCGGCGAGGACGTCGCCATCCGCAAGCTGCTCTCCAAGGGCATGGAGCGGGCCGGCATCGCCAAGGTGGAGATCGAGCGCACCCGTGACCGCGTGCGGGTGGACATCCACACCGCGCGCCCGGGCATCGTCATCGGCCGCCGCGGCGCCGAGGCCGACCGGATCCGCGGCGAGCTCGAGAAGCTCACCGGCAAGCAGGTCCAGCTGAACATCCTCGAGGTCAAGAACCCCGAGGTCGACGCCCAGCTGGTCGCCCAGGGTGTGGCCGAGCAGCTCTCCGGCCGCGTGCAGTTCCGGCGCGCCATGCGCAAGGCCATGCAGACCTCGATGCGCTCGGGTGCCAAGGGCATCCGGATCCAGTGCTCGGGCCGGCTCAACGGCGCCGAGATGTCGCGCACCGAGTTCTACCGCGAGGGTCGCGTCCCGCTGCACACGCTGCGCGCCGACATCGACTACGGCTTCTACGAGGCCCGCACGACCTTCGGCCGGATCGGCGTGAAGGTCTGGATCTACAAGGGCGAGGTCGCCGGCACCCGTGCCGAGCGCCAGGCCCAGGCTGCCGCCCGCGCCGGGGTCCCCGGTCGCGGTGGTCGTCCGCAGCGTGGTGGGGAGCGCCCGAGCCGTGGCTCGCGCGGCGACCGTCCGACCCGCGCGGACCGCGGCGGCGACGCCCCCACCAGCGAGGCGACCGGCGCTGCGACCGAGCAGGCCGCCCCCGCCCCGGCAGAGAACCAGGAGGGCTGA
- the rplV gene encoding 50S ribosomal protein L22: MSTTERRRTSARRETLLGDQPGAFASARYARITPMKARRVVDMVRGLPVDEALSLLQFAPQSASETVYKVLESAVANAELTEGLERGDLVVSVAQVDEGPTMKRWRPRAQGRATRINKRTSHITLVVQPADVVAEKKATPKKRKSA; the protein is encoded by the coding sequence ATGAGCACCACGGAGCGCAGGCGCACCAGCGCGCGCCGCGAGACGCTGCTCGGCGACCAGCCCGGAGCCTTCGCGAGCGCCCGCTACGCGCGGATCACGCCGATGAAGGCCCGCCGGGTCGTCGACATGGTCCGCGGGCTGCCCGTGGACGAGGCCCTGTCGCTGCTGCAGTTCGCGCCGCAGTCCGCCTCCGAGACCGTCTACAAGGTGCTCGAGAGCGCCGTCGCCAACGCCGAGCTCACCGAGGGCCTCGAGCGTGGGGACCTGGTCGTCTCCGTGGCGCAGGTCGACGAGGGTCCGACGATGAAGCGGTGGCGCCCGCGGGCGCAGGGTCGTGCGACGCGCATCAACAAGCGCACCAGCCACATCACCCTGGTCGTCCAGCCGGCCGACGTGGTGGCAGAGAAGAAGGCGACCCCGAAGAAGAGGAAGAGTGCCTGA
- the rpsE gene encoding 30S ribosomal protein S5, which produces MSGAQRGQRGGERRGGRDDRRGQGADKTAYIERVVAINRVAKVVKGGRRFSFTALVVVGDGEGLVGVGYGKAKEVPAAIAKGVEEAKKHFFRVPRIQGTIPHPVQGEKAAGVVLLRPAAPGTGVIAGGPVRAVLECAGIHDVLSKSLGSSNQINIVHATVEALRMLEQPEAVAARRGLPVEEVAPAALLKARVEVPAGVSEEVSS; this is translated from the coding sequence ATGAGCGGAGCCCAGCGCGGACAGCGCGGTGGCGAGCGCCGTGGTGGACGTGACGACCGTCGCGGCCAGGGTGCTGACAAGACCGCCTACATCGAGCGCGTCGTTGCGATCAACCGGGTCGCCAAGGTCGTGAAGGGCGGTCGTCGCTTCAGCTTCACCGCCCTCGTGGTCGTCGGCGACGGTGAGGGTCTGGTCGGTGTCGGATACGGCAAGGCCAAGGAGGTCCCGGCGGCGATCGCCAAGGGTGTCGAGGAGGCGAAGAAGCACTTCTTCCGCGTGCCCCGCATCCAGGGCACGATCCCGCACCCCGTCCAGGGCGAGAAGGCGGCCGGTGTCGTCCTCCTGCGTCCGGCCGCCCCCGGTACCGGTGTCATCGCCGGTGGCCCGGTGCGCGCGGTCCTGGAGTGCGCCGGCATCCACGACGTGCTGAGCAAGTCGCTCGGTTCGTCGAACCAGATCAACATCGTCCACGCGACGGTCGAGGCCCTGCGGATGCTCGAACAGCCCGAGGCCGTGGCCGCCCGCCGCGGCCTGCCGGTCGAGGAGGTCGCCCCGGCGGCCCTGCTCAAGGCCCGGGTGGAGGTCCCCGCGGGGGTCTCCGAGGAGGTGTCGTCCTGA
- the rpmC gene encoding 50S ribosomal protein L29 has translation MATTAHELDELNAVDLEAKLREAKEELFNLRFQAATGQLESHGRLRTVKKDIARIYTVVRERELGIRSTPGQDSNEDGDA, from the coding sequence ATGGCAACGACCGCCCACGAGCTCGACGAGCTCAACGCCGTCGACCTCGAGGCCAAGCTGCGCGAGGCCAAGGAGGAGCTCTTCAACCTCCGGTTCCAGGCGGCCACCGGCCAGCTGGAGAGCCACGGCCGGCTCCGCACGGTCAAGAAGGACATCGCCCGGATCTACACCGTGGTGCGAGAGCGCGAGCTCGGCATCCGCTCCACCCCGGGCCAGGACAGCAACGAGGATGGTGACGCATGA
- the rplF gene encoding 50S ribosomal protein L6 — MSRIGKLPVAVPSGVDVAIDGARVTVKGPKGTLSHTVAAPITVEKGDGVLDVKRPDDERESKALHGLTRTLVNNMVVGVTEGYEKKLEIVGVGYRVLSKGPTQLEFQLGYSHPITFNAPEGITFAVEGPTRLGVQGIDKQLVGEVAANIRKLRKPEPYKGKGVRYAGEHIRRKVGKAGK, encoded by the coding sequence ATGTCGCGTATTGGCAAGCTCCCCGTCGCGGTCCCGTCGGGTGTCGACGTCGCGATCGACGGCGCACGGGTGACCGTCAAGGGCCCCAAGGGCACCCTGTCGCACACCGTGGCCGCACCGATCACGGTCGAGAAGGGCGACGGCGTCCTGGACGTCAAGCGACCCGACGACGAGCGCGAGAGCAAGGCGCTCCACGGCCTGACCCGCACCCTGGTCAACAACATGGTGGTGGGCGTGACCGAGGGCTACGAGAAGAAGCTCGAGATCGTGGGCGTGGGCTACCGCGTCCTGTCGAAGGGGCCGACCCAGCTGGAGTTCCAGCTCGGGTACTCCCACCCGATCACCTTCAACGCCCCCGAGGGCATCACCTTCGCGGTCGAGGGCCCCACCCGGCTCGGCGTCCAGGGCATCGACAAGCAGCTCGTCGGTGAGGTAGCCGCGAACATCCGCAAGCTGCGCAAGCCCGAGCCGTACAAGGGCAAGGGCGTTCGCTACGCGGGTGAGCACATCCGCCGCAAGGTCGGAAAGGCCGGTAAGTGA
- the rplR gene encoding 50S ribosomal protein L18 — translation MAISLSNNKHTAARTKSRLRRQVRGRKRVSGTPERPRLVVTRSSKHISVQVVDDLVGKTLASASTMEADLRGFSGDKTAKAKKVGELVAERAKSAGVEGVVFDRAGNKYHGRVAALAEGAREGGLTF, via the coding sequence ATGGCGATCTCGCTGTCGAACAACAAGCACACCGCCGCGCGGACCAAGTCCCGTCTGCGCCGCCAGGTCCGGGGCCGCAAGAGGGTCTCCGGCACGCCGGAGCGTCCGCGCCTGGTCGTCACCCGCTCCTCGAAGCACATCAGCGTCCAGGTCGTCGACGACCTGGTCGGCAAGACGCTCGCGTCGGCCTCCACCATGGAGGCGGACCTGCGCGGCTTCTCGGGCGACAAGACCGCCAAGGCCAAGAAGGTGGGCGAGCTCGTCGCCGAGCGGGCCAAGTCCGCCGGTGTCGAGGGCGTCGTCTTCGACCGGGCCGGCAACAAGTACCACGGTCGCGTCGCGGCCCTGGCGGAGGGCGCCCGCGAGGGCGGCCTGACCTTCTGA
- the secY gene encoding preprotein translocase subunit SecY, which yields MLSAFANAFRTPDLRRKLLFVVLIIGVFRLGSQVPTPGVDVGNVQACVDIATEGSNADLYSLVNMFSGGALLQLTIFALGIMPYITASIILQLLVVVIPRLEALKKEGQSGQTKITQYTRYLTLGLAVLQATGIVALARSGNLLQGCDPNTFPLLHDNGTSTFLVMVVTMTAGTAVIMWLGELITEHGIGNGMSLLIFTQIIAGFPSSLWSVQSSKGWWIFGIVMVTGLVIVAAVIFVEQAQRRIPVQYARRMVGRKMFGGSSTYIPLKVNQAGVIPVIFASSLLYLPAMLVSFNPNADSRWANWINSYLVRGDHPLYMLTFFLLIIFFTYFYVSITFNPNEVADNMKKYGGFIPGIRAGKPTEDYLSYVLSRITLPGSLYLGLISLIPLIAFAVIGANQNFPFGGTSILIMVGVGLDTVKQIESQLQQRNYEGFLR from the coding sequence GTGCTGAGCGCGTTCGCGAACGCTTTCCGGACCCCGGACCTGCGGCGCAAGCTGCTGTTCGTCGTCTTGATCATCGGGGTCTTCCGGCTCGGATCCCAGGTCCCGACCCCCGGCGTCGACGTCGGCAACGTGCAGGCCTGCGTCGACATCGCGACCGAGGGCAGCAACGCCGACCTCTACAGCCTGGTCAACATGTTCTCCGGCGGAGCGCTGCTCCAGCTGACGATCTTCGCGCTCGGCATCATGCCGTACATCACGGCGAGCATCATCCTGCAGCTGCTGGTCGTGGTCATCCCCCGGCTCGAGGCGCTGAAGAAGGAGGGCCAGTCCGGCCAGACCAAGATCACCCAGTACACCCGCTACCTGACGCTGGGCCTCGCGGTCCTCCAGGCGACGGGCATCGTGGCCCTGGCCCGCTCGGGCAACCTGCTGCAGGGCTGCGACCCCAACACGTTCCCGCTGCTCCACGACAACGGGACCTCGACGTTCCTCGTCATGGTGGTCACGATGACCGCCGGCACGGCCGTGATCATGTGGCTCGGCGAGCTGATCACCGAGCACGGCATCGGCAACGGCATGTCGCTGCTGATCTTCACCCAGATCATCGCGGGCTTCCCGTCCTCGCTGTGGTCGGTCCAGAGCTCCAAGGGCTGGTGGATCTTCGGCATCGTGATGGTCACCGGCCTGGTGATCGTCGCGGCGGTCATCTTCGTCGAGCAGGCCCAGCGCCGGATCCCGGTGCAGTACGCCCGCCGGATGGTGGGCCGCAAGATGTTCGGCGGCAGCTCGACCTACATCCCGCTCAAGGTGAACCAGGCCGGCGTCATCCCGGTCATCTTCGCGTCGTCGCTGCTCTACCTGCCCGCCATGCTCGTCTCGTTCAACCCGAACGCCGACTCGAGATGGGCGAACTGGATCAACTCCTACCTGGTGCGCGGCGACCACCCGCTCTACATGCTCACGTTCTTCCTGCTGATCATCTTCTTCACCTACTTCTACGTGTCGATCACGTTCAACCCGAACGAGGTGGCCGACAACATGAAGAAGTACGGCGGCTTCATCCCCGGGATCCGGGCGGGCAAGCCGACCGAGGACTACCTGTCCTACGTCCTGTCCCGCATCACGCTGCCCGGCTCGCTCTACCTCGGTCTGATCTCCCTGATCCCGTTGATCGCCTTCGCCGTGATCGGTGCCAACCAGAACTTCCCGTTCGGTGGCACCAGCATCCTGATCATGGTCGGCGTGGGGCTGGACACGGTGAAGCAGATCGAGAGCCAGCTCCAGCAGCGCAACTACGAAGGATTCCTGCGCTGA
- the rpsH gene encoding 30S ribosomal protein S8, with translation MTMTDPIADMLTRLRNANQAYHDAVSMPYSKLKQGVADILKQEGYITSYDVTEPAEGEVGKTLTITLKYGRNRERSIAGVRRISKPGLRVYAKHTGLPKVLGGLGVAIISTSQGLLTDRQANQKGVGGEVLAYVW, from the coding sequence ATGACGATGACTGACCCGATCGCAGACATGCTGACTCGTCTGCGCAACGCCAACCAGGCGTACCACGACGCGGTGTCGATGCCGTACAGCAAGCTCAAGCAGGGTGTCGCCGACATCCTCAAGCAGGAGGGCTACATCACCTCCTACGACGTGACCGAGCCGGCTGAGGGCGAGGTCGGCAAGACGCTGACCATCACCCTCAAGTACGGCCGCAACCGGGAGCGCTCGATCGCGGGCGTCCGCCGGATCAGCAAGCCCGGCCTGCGGGTGTACGCCAAGCACACCGGGCTCCCGAAGGTGCTCGGCGGCCTGGGGGTCGCGATCATCTCGACCAGCCAGGGCCTGCTGACCGACCGCCAGGCGAACCAGAAGGGCGTGGGTGGGGAAGTCCTCGCCTACGTCTGGTAA
- the rpsQ gene encoding 30S ribosomal protein S17, translated as MSEQAQANAAERNARKVREGLVVSDKMDKTVVVSVEDRVKHALYGKVMRRTSKLKAHDEQNECGIGDRVLLMETRPLSATKRWRVVEILEKAK; from the coding sequence ATGAGCGAGCAGGCTCAGGCGAACGCTGCAGAGCGGAACGCCCGCAAGGTCCGTGAGGGCCTGGTCGTCAGCGACAAGATGGACAAGACCGTGGTCGTGTCCGTCGAGGACCGCGTCAAGCACGCGCTGTATGGCAAGGTCATGCGCCGCACCAGCAAGCTCAAGGCGCACGACGAGCAGAACGAGTGCGGCATCGGTGACCGGGTCCTCCTGATGGAGACCCGACCGCTGTCGGCCACCAAGCGTTGGCGCGTCGTCGAGATCCTCGAGAAGGCGAAGTAG
- the rplE gene encoding 50S ribosomal protein L5: MTQTETEQSQTTASAKVAPRLKTRYREEIVPALRSEFDIKNAMQVPGLTKIVVNMGVGEAARDSKLIEGAVKDLTAITGQKPLVTKARKSIAQFKLREGMPIGAHATLRGDRMWEFLDRLLSLALPRIRDFRGLNPDQFDGRGNYTFGLTEQVMFHEIDQDRIDRSRGMDITVVTTATNDEQGRALLKQLGFPFKEGN, encoded by the coding sequence ATGACCCAGACCGAGACTGAGCAGTCGCAGACGACGGCCTCCGCGAAGGTCGCCCCTCGTCTCAAGACCCGCTACCGCGAGGAGATCGTTCCCGCGCTGCGCTCCGAGTTCGACATCAAGAACGCCATGCAGGTGCCCGGGCTGACCAAGATCGTGGTCAACATGGGCGTCGGCGAGGCCGCTCGCGACTCGAAGCTGATCGAGGGTGCCGTCAAGGACCTCACCGCGATCACGGGCCAGAAGCCGCTGGTCACGAAGGCCCGCAAGTCGATCGCGCAGTTCAAGCTGCGCGAGGGCATGCCGATCGGCGCGCACGCCACGCTGCGTGGCGATCGGATGTGGGAGTTCCTGGACCGCCTGCTGTCGCTCGCGCTGCCGCGCATCCGCGACTTCCGCGGCCTGAACCCCGACCAGTTCGACGGCCGGGGCAACTACACCTTCGGTCTCACCGAGCAGGTCATGTTCCACGAGATCGACCAGGACCGGATCGACCGCTCGCGGGGCATGGACATCACGGTCGTCACCACCGCCACCAACGACGAGCAGGGCCGTGCGCTGCTCAAGCAGCTCGGATTCCCGTTCAAGGAGGGCAACTGA
- the rpmD gene encoding 50S ribosomal protein L30, with translation MAQLKVQQKKGVVGIKANQRETLRTLGLKRIGDVVVKEDRPEIRGMVNTVRHLVTVEEVE, from the coding sequence ATGGCGCAGCTCAAGGTCCAGCAGAAGAAGGGCGTCGTCGGCATCAAGGCCAACCAGCGCGAGACGCTGCGCACCCTCGGCCTGAAGCGCATCGGCGACGTCGTCGTCAAGGAGGACCGCCCGGAGATCCGCGGCATGGTCAACACCGTCCGTCACCTCGTGACGGTCGAGGAGGTCGAGTGA